A window from Candidatus Nitrospira neomarina encodes these proteins:
- a CDS encoding NAD-dependent epimerase/dehydratase family protein, with product MFKGSKVLVTGAGGFLGTNMAKRLVEEGSYVRGTLHTRRPQFEHQDLEYVKADLTNMEECRRVVEGMDYVFMCAANTSGAAVMATQPLAHVTPNVVMNAQMLEASYQAKVKKFLFISSSAAYPPSGERAISEEEMFAGDPYEAYYSVGWMKRYGEVLCRIYSEKIKDPMSTVVVRPSNVYGPYDKFDFERSHVTAALIRKVIERHDPLEVWGTGEDVRDLIFVDDFIDAVMLAMARLDRFDPVNIGYGKGCRVRDVLNTLLEVDGFQSAQVVVNPTKPSMIPIRLIDVGQAKVLLNFTAQTGLVTGLKKTIAWYRENHGAKELLRTAHAV from the coding sequence ATGTTTAAGGGTAGTAAAGTATTAGTGACAGGAGCGGGAGGATTTCTGGGAACCAACATGGCTAAGCGTTTGGTGGAAGAGGGGAGCTATGTACGTGGCACATTGCATACACGTAGGCCGCAATTCGAGCACCAGGATTTGGAATATGTCAAAGCCGATTTAACGAATATGGAAGAGTGTCGTCGGGTCGTAGAGGGCATGGACTATGTCTTCATGTGTGCAGCGAATACCTCAGGAGCGGCAGTCATGGCGACTCAGCCATTAGCGCACGTGACGCCGAATGTGGTGATGAACGCCCAGATGTTGGAAGCTTCCTATCAGGCAAAGGTAAAGAAGTTTCTCTTTATCAGTAGTAGCGCCGCCTATCCACCCAGTGGGGAGCGGGCCATCTCTGAGGAGGAAATGTTTGCGGGGGATCCGTATGAGGCTTATTACAGTGTGGGATGGATGAAACGGTATGGGGAGGTGCTGTGCCGTATTTATTCCGAAAAAATTAAGGATCCGATGAGCACGGTGGTCGTGAGGCCATCTAATGTCTATGGGCCATATGACAAATTTGATTTTGAGCGTTCCCATGTGACCGCGGCACTTATCCGCAAAGTGATTGAGCGTCACGATCCTCTAGAGGTGTGGGGAACAGGTGAAGATGTTCGAGACTTAATTTTTGTAGATGATTTCATTGACGCCGTGATGTTAGCAATGGCTAGGCTAGATCGGTTCGACCCAGTGAATATTGGATATGGAAAAGGGTGTCGAGTTCGGGATGTGTTGAATACCCTTTTGGAGGTTGATGGGTTCCAGAGTGCTCAGGTGGTCGTGAATCCAACGAAACCATCTATGATTCCAATCCGTTTGATTGATGTGGGTCAAGCCAAAGTCCTTCTCAATTTTACCGCTCAGACCGGCCTTGTTACGGGTTTAAAGAAAACCATCGCCTGGTATCGGGAAAACCACGGGGCAAAAGAACTGCTAAGAACCGCCCACGCGGTTTAG
- a CDS encoding glycosyltransferase produces the protein MHTFPESSLAHKWLDGLSGLEIGASTHNPYGLKTRNVGLGGDGYDQEQLSLAGEVAPIDICAEASAIPLSSETEDFILASHVIEHCPDVIKTLLEWYRIVKPDGYLFLVVPHRDAAPSDRGKPLTEWEHVVQDYMRHATPESEPEGKSFLYCHYHVFSPSSMKNFISRIFGCRLALMEEQDPDDKVGNGFSLVYRKTKSIQQAFPWGFQGGGYSINVSRPADFYQNKKEEEMIPLMKPRQVTLSCSQKGEFPVEDLGRSQEKMGKFKGMLVSVIVAAYNSERFMRGLLENLEAQTIADQMEIIIVETGSETQEIDIVREFQQRFANITYVRTSERISAVAATNQGVRMAKGIYITLLPTDDRLRCDALEVMARELEQHPESGTVYADVFMTQFENQTFHRFIRGGYSIRFDFSPDMMLTGYPMGPLFMWRKKVHEDVGLFDEKFLCAADYDFHCRVARKYPMRHISEFLGLYLQNPKGVVNSNPQISQAEFRAIIQANRSYFPAPIQKPLTILQYEKPVFPGQYVNIGMVTFNRLEFTKQAIAALFQHTCFPHVITVVDNGSTDGTPQYLQTLLNQGFITNLILLPDNVGIAKASNLAWSQEPEAEYYLKLDNDIVIQKPGWLSRMVEVIDRIPELGAIAYNFEQESYPVREIRGLSVRPKIGNLNGACTLIPKRTHQTLGFWCEDYGLYGEEDADYGMRIHLQGLQNAYMEDDKVGLHLPAGRAAHIDAQTFKATDGIEEETHAEYRAFKDEWRRRNVQDIAKKNWEDYQTGVKSLFCSSPFVKGFHKDRDQPEGSDVLTRRRIQTDEIPKEAMLERPRDSSPKRWRTVSVIASDYICGRIRLLQPLLAGEGIWEKGSIVADANIYLNDTIFPPMGLGQVWAIQRNCRLSEETLKEAQNQGTRIVYDCDDLLWKIPLDNPNHGYFTPEYLQRMFGLMYTADCVTVSTEPIQTDLKQRGIESTVLLNCLLRQEWEDFNPRRRAGSRPRVGWAGQANVHKGDTAIFETIVEALKDEVEWVFLGDAPPMVNSPGVISETFSMVDVAQYPKKLASLNLDLALAPLVPNPFNEAKSDIRILQYGILGYPVIGTDIFPHQHAPILRLPHEPQVWIKAIRERIHDLGALEREGDHLRAWVLNHRLMEHVLPQYEQAWLGRDVKSSNGVPQSKIQSSTVPSYSPINHAKYSFDCSIIIPVWNKVALTRQCLTHLAEVTDGCSYEVIVVDNASTDETPAFLSSLSGDIQVITNPANYGFAKACNQGAASAKGRFLVFLNNDTIPKPGWLRALLNEVESHQDVAIVGSKLLYPNNTIQHAGVVFAKHCLTPYHIFRGAPGDLRAANVRQEFQVVTAACMLIRREEFNAVGQFDEIYQNGFEDVDLCLKVGKRGKKVIYQPESVLYHLEHQTPGRKDPEAERHNGIVLMERWASSIVVDEDFHTVPAGYANRYSMRDGRLQPSLQALQGDREITQWQRVQRVQEFLLRQRHAADEGLNSQDDGELHGLLSEYRDWPDDGEVLRWAAKLCQSLQLLDGERAFLNRILSRGEDRAARERLAKLALSGKDLSGATDHIQAILQSDPNNGSGHWLQGILLMQSQQCGEAALSFRRALQCGADSRKSRIGLGMACMGMGDLEEAWKIFEQVMIDHPDDVEAMNGLIQAGTSLERWKDLGERLARYVERNPADCDMRFALAGVEFRGSRLDVAKQQFEMLSLLKPDYEGLHDLEVLLQTAPLDRHALAT, from the coding sequence ATGCACACATTTCCTGAAAGTTCCTTGGCACATAAATGGCTTGATGGCCTTTCGGGTTTGGAAATCGGTGCTTCTACCCACAATCCCTATGGATTGAAAACCCGAAATGTTGGATTAGGTGGGGATGGGTATGATCAAGAACAATTATCCTTGGCCGGAGAGGTTGCTCCGATTGATATCTGTGCTGAGGCCAGTGCGATACCCCTTTCCAGTGAAACAGAAGATTTCATCTTAGCGTCCCACGTCATAGAGCATTGTCCGGATGTTATTAAGACTTTACTGGAGTGGTATCGAATTGTGAAACCCGATGGGTACCTTTTTTTGGTGGTCCCACATCGGGATGCGGCCCCTTCTGACCGAGGAAAGCCTCTTACCGAATGGGAGCATGTGGTTCAGGATTATATGAGACACGCTACACCAGAATCGGAGCCGGAAGGAAAAAGTTTCCTGTACTGTCATTATCATGTCTTTTCCCCCTCTTCCATGAAAAACTTTATTTCTAGAATTTTTGGTTGTCGTCTGGCGCTGATGGAAGAACAAGATCCGGATGATAAGGTGGGGAACGGGTTTTCATTAGTATATCGAAAGACCAAGTCAATTCAACAAGCATTTCCATGGGGATTTCAGGGAGGAGGGTATTCCATAAATGTTTCAAGGCCGGCAGATTTTTATCAAAACAAAAAGGAAGAGGAAATGATTCCTCTCATGAAACCCCGTCAGGTAACTCTTTCTTGTAGCCAAAAAGGGGAATTTCCGGTAGAGGACCTGGGGCGTTCTCAAGAAAAAATGGGGAAATTCAAAGGTATGCTCGTTTCTGTCATTGTGGCCGCTTATAACTCAGAACGATTTATGCGGGGGTTGTTGGAAAATTTAGAAGCACAGACCATCGCGGACCAGATGGAAATTATTATCGTGGAAACCGGCTCAGAAACCCAGGAAATCGATATTGTCCGAGAGTTTCAACAACGTTTTGCAAATATTACTTATGTCAGGACATCTGAACGAATTAGTGCTGTTGCGGCAACAAATCAAGGCGTTCGCATGGCAAAGGGGATTTACATTACTCTACTGCCCACAGATGACCGGTTGCGTTGTGATGCCTTGGAAGTGATGGCCCGTGAACTTGAACAACATCCAGAATCCGGAACGGTATATGCCGATGTGTTTATGACCCAGTTTGAGAACCAGACATTTCATCGTTTCATACGAGGCGGCTATTCCATTCGTTTCGATTTTAGTCCTGATATGATGTTGACCGGCTATCCTATGGGACCTTTGTTCATGTGGAGGAAAAAGGTTCACGAAGACGTTGGATTATTTGACGAAAAATTTCTTTGTGCCGCCGATTATGACTTCCATTGCCGTGTCGCGCGAAAGTATCCCATGCGTCATATCTCGGAGTTTCTTGGCTTATATTTGCAAAATCCAAAAGGGGTGGTGAATTCCAATCCCCAAATTAGCCAGGCAGAATTTCGAGCTATTATTCAGGCGAACCGGTCGTATTTTCCAGCACCTATTCAGAAACCCCTGACCATCCTTCAATACGAGAAACCCGTCTTCCCTGGTCAATATGTCAATATTGGTATGGTGACATTTAATCGGCTGGAATTTACGAAGCAGGCTATCGCTGCGCTTTTCCAGCATACCTGTTTCCCCCATGTCATCACGGTTGTGGATAACGGAAGTACAGACGGCACGCCACAGTATTTGCAAACGCTTCTCAATCAGGGATTTATTACCAATCTGATTTTGTTGCCAGATAATGTTGGAATTGCCAAGGCTTCAAATTTGGCATGGAGTCAGGAGCCTGAAGCTGAATATTACCTCAAGCTGGACAATGACATTGTTATCCAAAAGCCCGGCTGGTTATCCAGAATGGTTGAGGTCATCGACCGTATCCCTGAATTGGGCGCTATTGCCTATAACTTCGAACAAGAGAGCTATCCCGTCCGTGAGATTCGAGGCTTGTCTGTTCGGCCCAAAATTGGAAATTTAAACGGGGCTTGTACCCTTATCCCCAAAAGAACTCATCAAACATTGGGATTTTGGTGTGAGGATTATGGATTGTACGGGGAAGAGGATGCGGATTATGGGATGAGAATTCATTTGCAGGGTTTGCAAAATGCCTATATGGAGGATGATAAAGTGGGATTGCATCTACCTGCCGGAAGGGCAGCCCACATCGACGCACAGACGTTTAAGGCCACTGATGGAATTGAAGAAGAGACCCATGCGGAGTACCGGGCATTCAAAGATGAATGGAGGCGAAGAAATGTTCAGGACATCGCGAAAAAAAATTGGGAGGATTACCAGACAGGTGTGAAATCGCTGTTTTGTTCGTCTCCCTTCGTGAAGGGATTCCATAAAGATCGAGATCAACCTGAAGGATCTGACGTACTCACTCGCCGACGGATTCAGACTGACGAAATACCGAAGGAAGCGATGCTTGAAAGGCCACGAGATTCTTCTCCAAAGCGCTGGCGAACCGTTTCTGTCATTGCGTCTGATTATATCTGCGGTCGTATTCGACTCCTTCAACCACTCCTGGCTGGTGAAGGGATATGGGAAAAAGGCTCCATTGTTGCTGATGCCAACATCTATTTAAATGACACCATATTTCCCCCGATGGGGTTGGGACAGGTTTGGGCTATTCAGCGTAATTGTAGACTGTCAGAAGAAACTTTAAAGGAAGCGCAAAACCAAGGTACTCGAATTGTTTACGACTGTGACGATTTGCTCTGGAAAATTCCTCTCGATAATCCAAATCATGGATACTTTACTCCTGAATATCTTCAAAGAATGTTCGGTCTTATGTATACGGCGGATTGTGTGACGGTGTCTACGGAACCTATTCAAACCGATTTGAAGCAACGAGGAATCGAATCGACTGTTCTTCTGAATTGCTTGTTGCGTCAGGAATGGGAGGATTTCAACCCTCGACGTCGAGCGGGTTCCCGTCCTCGAGTTGGATGGGCAGGACAAGCGAATGTGCACAAAGGCGATACCGCCATTTTTGAAACGATTGTGGAGGCTCTCAAGGACGAGGTGGAATGGGTGTTTTTGGGAGACGCCCCACCGATGGTCAATAGCCCAGGGGTGATCAGCGAAACATTTTCCATGGTAGACGTGGCGCAGTATCCGAAAAAATTGGCGAGTCTCAATCTTGATCTTGCATTGGCGCCATTGGTGCCAAACCCATTCAATGAAGCCAAAAGTGATATCAGAATTTTACAGTATGGAATATTAGGTTATCCGGTTATTGGCACGGATATTTTTCCCCATCAACATGCCCCCATCCTCCGTTTGCCTCATGAACCACAAGTCTGGATCAAGGCGATTCGCGAACGAATTCATGATTTAGGTGCCTTAGAAAGGGAAGGAGATCATCTCCGAGCCTGGGTATTGAATCATCGTCTTATGGAACATGTGCTTCCTCAGTATGAACAAGCCTGGTTGGGCCGTGACGTCAAATCCTCAAACGGGGTACCTCAGTCGAAAATACAGAGTTCCACAGTGCCCTCTTATTCCCCAATCAACCATGCCAAGTATTCCTTTGATTGTTCAATCATTATTCCAGTTTGGAATAAAGTGGCATTGACCCGGCAGTGCTTGACTCACTTGGCTGAGGTCACGGATGGCTGTTCGTATGAAGTCATTGTCGTCGATAATGCATCCACCGATGAGACCCCGGCATTTCTGTCCTCTTTGAGTGGGGATATTCAGGTCATCACGAATCCGGCCAATTATGGGTTTGCCAAAGCCTGCAACCAAGGGGCCGCTTCTGCCAAGGGGCGTTTTCTGGTCTTTTTGAATAACGATACGATTCCGAAGCCAGGATGGTTGCGGGCTTTATTGAATGAAGTGGAGAGTCATCAGGATGTTGCCATTGTCGGAAGCAAGCTGCTTTATCCGAATAATACTATTCAACATGCCGGCGTGGTTTTCGCCAAACATTGTTTGACGCCCTACCATATATTCCGTGGTGCTCCAGGAGACCTGCGTGCGGCCAATGTTCGTCAAGAGTTTCAGGTTGTCACTGCGGCTTGTATGCTCATTCGCCGTGAGGAATTTAATGCGGTGGGGCAATTTGACGAGATCTATCAGAACGGGTTCGAGGATGTGGACTTGTGCCTCAAAGTGGGCAAACGGGGCAAGAAAGTCATCTATCAACCGGAAAGTGTGCTCTATCATTTGGAACATCAAACTCCCGGAAGGAAGGATCCTGAGGCCGAACGGCACAATGGTATTGTGCTCATGGAACGGTGGGCTTCCTCCATTGTGGTCGATGAGGATTTCCATACGGTTCCGGCAGGCTATGCCAACCGGTATTCCATGCGTGACGGACGGCTTCAGCCCTCGCTCCAGGCACTGCAGGGCGATAGGGAAATCACGCAGTGGCAACGCGTTCAACGGGTGCAGGAGTTCCTATTACGTCAGCGGCATGCCGCAGACGAGGGCTTGAATAGCCAGGACGACGGTGAATTGCATGGTCTCCTTTCCGAGTATCGAGATTGGCCGGATGATGGTGAAGTGCTTAGATGGGCGGCCAAGCTTTGCCAATCGTTGCAGCTATTGGATGGGGAGCGGGCATTTTTGAACCGGATACTGAGTAGGGGAGAAGATCGAGCGGCACGGGAACGACTCGCTAAGCTGGCTCTCAGCGGGAAGGATCTGTCCGGGGCGACTGACCATATCCAGGCGATCCTACAATCTGATCCCAACAATGGGTCGGGTCACTGGTTGCAGGGAATTCTGTTGATGCAATCCCAGCAATGTGGTGAGGCGGCCCTGTCATTTCGTCGCGCTCTGCAATGTGGCGCAGATTCTCGAAAATCCCGTATCGGTTTGGGAATGGCGTGTATGGGAATGGGAGATTTGGAAGAAGCCTGGAAGATTTTTGAACAGGTGATGATCGATCATCCCGATGATGTCGAAGCCATGAATGGGTTGATCCAGGCCGGAACATCCCTGGAACGATGGAAAGACTTGGGGGAACGGCTTGCACGGTATGTCGAACGAAACCCCGCAGACTGCGATATGCGCTTTGCTCTGGCCGGGGTGGAATTTCGGGGGAGTCGACTCGATGTGGCCAAGCAACAATTTGAGATGTTAAGCCTCTTAAAGCCCGACTATGAGGGATTACACGATTTAGAGGTTCTCCTTCAGACGGCACCTCTTGACCGCCATGCCCTCGCAACTTAA
- the rfbC gene encoding dTDP-4-dehydrorhamnose 3,5-epimerase, which translates to MRLVTPPTIFEDFRGTYVETFNEALYRQAGIDMPFVQDDISVSGRYVLRGIHGDQETWKLVSCLWGRFYLVVVNWDPTSPQFQQWESFTLSDGNRCQVLIPPKFGNAHLVLSEQAIFHYKQTTNYNREGQFTVPWNDPTLGIWWPVKQPIVSQRDEGVTHV; encoded by the coding sequence GTGAGATTGGTTACCCCACCGACGATTTTTGAAGATTTTCGGGGAACCTACGTTGAAACGTTTAACGAGGCCCTGTACCGGCAAGCTGGAATTGATATGCCATTCGTGCAGGACGATATCTCCGTGTCTGGCAGGTATGTGCTACGAGGCATCCATGGAGACCAAGAGACCTGGAAGCTGGTGTCATGTTTATGGGGGAGGTTTTATTTGGTCGTCGTCAATTGGGATCCCACCTCTCCACAGTTTCAACAGTGGGAATCGTTTACGCTATCAGATGGCAATCGATGCCAAGTCTTGATTCCACCGAAGTTCGGAAACGCCCATCTGGTGCTGTCTGAGCAAGCGATCTTTCACTATAAGCAAACGACCAATTATAACCGGGAAGGGCAATTTACGGTACCTTGGAATGATCCAACTTTGGGAATCTGGTGGCCGGTTAAACAGCCGATTGTTTCCCAACGGGATGAAGGAGTGACTCATGTTTAA
- a CDS encoding NAD-dependent epimerase/dehydratase family protein, with translation MPQTITEQLGKGMIPDSIMQFFYGKNIVVTGGSGLIGRKIVSRLIEAGASVRSVSLDEIQVEDTVEYVKGDLCDFEFCKRTVKGMDCVFHVAGIKGSIEVTKSKPASFFVPLLMMNTNMLEACRLNKVHRVVYTSSIGAYPSAEIFKEQEGEDEGPPMDMFPGWAKRMAELQVRAYQIQYGLTHYAVVRPCNVYGPGDNFDPDNAMVIPTLMRRIFSKEDPVVIWGDGTAIRDFAFSGDVADGVILALYYGTGGRYVNLGSGIGYTIKELVEALQSVVPFRAQFDHTKPAGFPRRVMDISLARKLLGYDPQVSLQEGLQHTWDWYLEHHDEYLQRQNYFAAS, from the coding sequence GTGCCTCAAACAATAACTGAACAATTAGGAAAAGGCATGATACCTGATTCCATTATGCAGTTCTTTTATGGGAAAAATATTGTCGTGACCGGGGGAAGCGGCTTGATCGGACGGAAAATTGTGAGTCGGTTGATCGAGGCTGGCGCCTCCGTTCGAAGTGTGTCCCTTGATGAGATCCAGGTTGAAGATACGGTGGAGTATGTGAAAGGCGATTTGTGTGATTTTGAATTTTGTAAACGTACGGTGAAGGGCATGGATTGTGTTTTTCATGTGGCGGGAATCAAGGGTTCCATTGAAGTCACGAAATCCAAGCCGGCAAGTTTTTTCGTCCCGTTGTTGATGATGAATACCAATATGTTGGAGGCCTGTCGTCTGAATAAGGTTCATCGGGTGGTCTATACCTCATCTATTGGAGCATACCCGAGTGCCGAAATTTTCAAGGAACAGGAAGGAGAAGATGAAGGGCCACCAATGGATATGTTCCCTGGATGGGCCAAACGAATGGCTGAATTGCAAGTTCGTGCTTACCAAATACAGTACGGTCTGACGCACTATGCCGTGGTGCGTCCCTGCAATGTGTATGGACCAGGAGATAATTTCGATCCGGACAATGCCATGGTCATTCCCACCCTCATGCGACGCATATTTTCAAAAGAAGATCCGGTCGTGATTTGGGGAGATGGCACCGCCATTCGGGATTTTGCCTTTAGTGGTGATGTGGCTGATGGAGTGATTCTTGCTTTGTACTATGGAACGGGTGGGCGGTACGTGAATCTAGGCAGTGGTATCGGCTATACCATCAAAGAATTAGTAGAAGCTCTTCAATCGGTTGTGCCGTTCCGGGCCCAATTTGATCATACGAAACCCGCCGGGTTTCCCCGGCGTGTGATGGATATTTCTTTGGCCAGGAAGCTTCTCGGGTACGACCCACAAGTGAGTCTTCAGGAGGGGTTACAGCATACATGGGATTGGTATCTGGAGCATCATGATGAATATCTTCAACGGCAAAATTACTTCGCCGCCTCATAA
- a CDS encoding glycosyltransferase family 9 protein gives MSRALLIQLARLGDLVQSLPVLTALQTAYPERPLDLLCPSPLVALGELFPCVDRVFPWNGEQWHEFATTKMTDCDQQLARATRYLADCAFPPYALAYNLNNHPRGILAAHVLSGLVVGPGEYGPLNQSLPAWAGYLRQIARDRGSNRVHLADAFCGLCQVSPPLDVPYLQAPEVPLPFELELPVNGEPLTLIGIVLGAGDADRRVPLSAWQDLIAACAEHIPQCYLLLVGGAGEREAALALEHRLPAKYLNRVVNGCGRTSLPQLVALLNRCQWVVGSDTGPLHLGAMCGARAIGWYFSQARVHETGPYGIGHYVWQRTGAKLRESLDVREISAAESSSAYWPVMETVNLMQEGTVNATTDGWDLWTSNRDEWGAFYTRDGIPDEAVLRRKDTWKALSQLANQGIRMEVAK, from the coding sequence ATGTCCCGAGCCCTCTTAATACAATTAGCTCGGCTGGGTGATCTGGTCCAATCTCTTCCTGTTTTGACTGCTCTGCAAACCGCCTATCCTGAGCGACCTCTTGATCTCCTTTGCCCTTCGCCCCTGGTGGCGCTTGGAGAACTTTTCCCTTGTGTGGACAGGGTTTTCCCTTGGAATGGGGAACAATGGCATGAATTCGCCACGACCAAGATGACGGATTGTGATCAACAACTTGCCCGAGCCACTCGCTATTTGGCTGACTGCGCCTTTCCCCCGTATGCATTGGCCTATAATTTGAATAACCATCCTCGCGGGATACTTGCTGCCCATGTATTGAGTGGTCTGGTTGTCGGTCCTGGCGAGTATGGACCATTGAATCAGTCGCTTCCGGCATGGGCGGGATATTTACGTCAAATTGCTCGAGATCGAGGGAGCAACCGGGTGCATTTAGCGGATGCGTTTTGCGGGTTGTGTCAGGTTTCTCCGCCCTTGGACGTTCCCTACTTACAGGCCCCGGAGGTGCCCTTGCCCTTTGAGCTGGAACTGCCGGTGAATGGTGAACCTTTAACTCTCATCGGAATTGTTCTTGGTGCGGGAGATGCCGACCGGCGAGTTCCCCTTTCTGCATGGCAAGACCTGATTGCTGCATGCGCTGAGCACATTCCTCAGTGCTACCTGCTTTTGGTTGGTGGTGCGGGAGAACGGGAAGCGGCATTGGCCTTGGAGCATCGCCTTCCCGCTAAATACCTCAATCGGGTCGTGAATGGGTGTGGCCGGACCTCGTTGCCCCAGCTTGTGGCTCTTCTTAATCGGTGTCAGTGGGTGGTCGGATCGGATACGGGACCATTGCATCTCGGAGCGATGTGTGGGGCTCGGGCGATCGGCTGGTATTTCTCCCAGGCCAGAGTTCATGAAACGGGCCCCTATGGGATTGGTCATTATGTGTGGCAACGCACGGGAGCGAAACTTCGGGAGAGCCTGGATGTCCGTGAAATAAGCGCTGCTGAGTCATCCTCTGCCTATTGGCCTGTGATGGAAACCGTCAATTTAATGCAGGAAGGCACGGTGAATGCCACAACAGATGGGTGGGATCTCTGGACCAGCAATAGAGATGAGTGGGGAGCGTTTTATACCAGGGATGGCATCCCTGACGAGGCTGTCCTCCGGCGAAAAGATACGTGGAAGGCGCTGTCTCAGCTGGCGAATCAAGGTATTCGGATGGAAGTCGCGAAGTAG
- a CDS encoding aldo/keto reductase has translation MQSKQFGETGVSVASIGQGTTGMGTKNHFPKEYIQERIKALRLGIDLGMTFVDTASLYGNGFSEEVVGHALKGIRDKCFLSTKFYPHEKMSSEDIGLAVEASLKNLQTPWVDLYQIHWPNPRVHLEKIFEVLEKYQKRGIIRFFGICNFSPQEVCALEQSIPHIPLSSNEIEFNLQAKRLGNEFLGLSSFKGAILAYSPLNKGRIVGTEFQADLIRGLAERYQATPSQIVLAWILSFKRVFPIVKAATQKHVKENAGAMSLALSSEDIQRVNDSWEEHIYEAKPESIKLRGTQQRKPYLTLEEAIENPLDLVPSPVALAESIVQYDLKMPIQVVPLCGNNDSYEYEVDPYDPFDQIKKYWAWKIAFPGKLIPVCISRTMPLNY, from the coding sequence ATGCAAAGTAAACAATTCGGGGAGACAGGAGTCAGCGTTGCATCGATCGGTCAAGGTACGACAGGGATGGGGACGAAGAATCATTTCCCCAAGGAATATATTCAGGAAAGAATTAAAGCTCTACGATTGGGAATCGACCTAGGGATGACTTTTGTGGATACAGCTAGCTTGTATGGAAATGGGTTTTCAGAAGAAGTTGTTGGACATGCTCTAAAGGGGATTCGGGACAAATGTTTTCTTTCTACTAAATTTTACCCACATGAAAAAATGAGTTCGGAAGACATCGGTTTAGCCGTAGAAGCCAGCCTAAAAAACCTTCAAACCCCGTGGGTAGACCTTTACCAAATTCACTGGCCGAATCCTCGCGTGCATTTAGAAAAAATTTTTGAGGTTTTGGAAAAATATCAGAAACGTGGAATAATTAGATTTTTTGGAATTTGTAATTTTTCCCCGCAAGAAGTTTGTGCTCTTGAGCAATCCATACCTCATATTCCGTTGTCGTCAAATGAAATTGAATTTAATTTGCAAGCCAAAAGATTGGGAAATGAATTTTTGGGGTTGAGTTCATTTAAAGGAGCCATCCTGGCCTATAGTCCCTTAAACAAGGGAAGAATTGTTGGGACTGAATTTCAAGCCGACCTTATTAGAGGCTTAGCAGAAAGATATCAAGCCACTCCTTCTCAGATAGTTTTGGCATGGATTCTCTCATTTAAGAGAGTTTTTCCAATTGTAAAGGCAGCCACTCAGAAACATGTTAAAGAAAATGCTGGGGCAATGTCTCTTGCTTTGTCCAGTGAGGACATCCAACGGGTAAATGATTCCTGGGAAGAGCATATCTATGAGGCAAAACCTGAGAGCATTAAACTTCGAGGGACTCAACAGAGAAAACCTTATCTCACTTTAGAAGAAGCGATAGAAAATCCTCTCGATTTGGTGCCAAGTCCCGTAGCGTTAGCTGAATCAATTGTCCAGTATGACCTAAAAATGCCCATTCAAGTCGTTCCTCTTTGTGGAAATAACGATTCCTATGAATATGAAGTCGATCCCTACGATCCCTTTGATCAAATAAAAAAGTATTGGGCCTGGAAGATTGCGTTTCCGGGGAAATTGATTCCGGTTTGTATCTCGAGAACAATGCCCTTGAACTATTGA